The genomic interval aaaagacacccaccatgagacccactaaatctgcccaagaggcaaacaaaagaaaaacccacaataaacttaaagacaggaagcaaaccaaaaaggtggagcaactaaaggtgttgactctccacatctatcaagacaactggagcactgggccagacactcttaaatagaacctggaccagctcaggtgaaacaccttcccactaacgagatggacaagccagcacaggtgtaacacatactgactaacaaggcgacaccaatcggtgcgccctacgtgctaacgagctatacgcaataaagtccaacctcaaaacataaatggaaaaaccaaagcctgtaacaccttcccccttaagacaacaaatatatcctatatttttgttggacaagtttgctcaccaccaacagaaaacaacttccatttcacattataatcaactacaatgcttcaccaatataaacatggtgtctactggctgtcaacaattaaaaacaagaaaaaaaacatttctaaataataatatacaatcgtaacttttctcctttttctttctATAGAATTCAAAAAACtgactcactagcttctagaactctcgtctccCTAAAACCCActcgcttctagaactctcgtccccttggaacgagcccaaacaaaactcatctccaatacggaaaaccgtgcagtcaaaataaattgtgatccatggcaatgcactggctaaacgcaaaacacaaaTATTTTTGACTGCCCATTCTTGAGACAATCAGCACCCAAGTTGTCCTTAACACGGacgtgtctgatttcaagaggaaactcctgcaatatccgtagtaactttccacctcactgcggagcttctctctcttttcagggatCACtctataggcatgttgttggatcggggcccagtccccaatgtcatgctctagtacatttgggttggcacatctgagaatgaaccctgctattctaaaagaagggcaacaatgtcaatatattaggggggaaatcaggttgtacgtgatgttggaatgcatttaaatgtaggggtcgctaaacaaaggaacgcaacacttattgtcataactcatcgatatcatgctaaaatcatttatgtgacaggagggagatgaggttgcacgtcctgttaaaactagcagctcaaaaaccacactgaatctgggaataatgtgtacttactaaatcacataaatagtactcattcaattcagagcctggattttccccctgaggctaatatccatatcatgctgaaatcaatagaacaggggacaaacatttaggcttctacattgtgacatcattaaaatactcctactacaatgttaaaacattctacattgtgacattaattaattgatatcatgaaacaactgcttcatgtattttctgatgtttagtCAGAGATCCTTTATCAGATTACCTCTGGTCACAGCtaagaggtttctctcctgtgtgtattctctggtgttgtttgactgagtaaaactcttcccatattgatcacagctataagatttctattatgtgtgttttctctggtgtaCATTCAGCTGCCcagatgtaacaaaactcttcacacattgattacagctataaggtttctctcctgtgtgtgttctctggtgtaaagtcagagagccagatgtagtaaaactcttcccacattgatcacagctatacggtttctctcctgagtgtgttctctggtgcactgtcagataggcagaagtagtaaaactcttcccacattcatcacagctattcaatttctctcctgtgtgtcttctctggtgtaaagtcagatttctagatgtaacaaaactcttcccacattgatcacagttataaggtttctctcctgtgtgtgttctctggtgtatagtcagattgctagatgcagtaaaactcttcccacattgaacacagctataaggtttctctcctgtgtgtattctctggtgtatagtcagattgctagatgcagtaaaactcttcccacattgaacacagctataaggtttctctcctgtgtgtattctctggtgtatagtcagattgctagatgcagtaaaactcttcccacattgaccacagctataaggtttctctcctgtgtgtgttctctggtgtatagtcagattgctagatgcagtaaaactcttcccacattgaccacagctataagatttctctcctgtgtgtattatcAGATGTTGAGTCAGATGGCAAGAtctaccaaaactcttcccacattgaacacagctataaggtttctctcctgtgtgtgttctctggtgtactgtcagatctccagattgactaaaactcttcccacattgatcacagctataaggtttctctcctgtgtgtgttctctgatgaattttaatgcctgatgaggtgaatctcttcccacagtcagagcagcagtgagttctcttccctgtggatctctgcaggtgtttattgaggtgttctgatctggagagactcttctctgcctcgtcagcataatgaggttgttgaggctccccagaggatccacgatagtcccgtatctctcctgtgtgaacaacaaagtcagatgattaaaggcccacaacagtggaaatccactgtaaaaggtgatgccaacagcgtagccatgatgttgtacaacaattgacgtttgtaatgaatgttaaaattatttgacaattgtcttaaaatgagcaagaatagtcatattttagtagtaagatcgatgattgtagactagaaataagttattcatgttgttgaaactctaagcagtgtgtcagacgacttttggtctccaatattggcccctttctgtgtttaataaaattgcgGAACAAGGGCGATGCGcacacaatttgattgcagaaacacctccctgctaatgaggaaaccgatagttatggatgtagtatatctgctaatgaggaaaccactagttatggatgtagtatatctgcctggagcaaaaatggtgtgcaaagcttttagtttttcacaatgtattctgaatgtgaatgggggaaaactccGGGGAGTAACCTCTATTTCCAGGTtgattatgagtgcatttcacactactttggattataattgtaaggcttgTTTGAATGTCCTGTTTAATATGTTTGAAGAATTATaagtaattattgaagaaccacgttaatgacagtatccatttgggtgttgtcaataaagtaaAGATTTTATTTGTATATTTCTCATATATATAGCAAAGCAGACCGACAAAaaaacagagttacacgtgggataaacaaaagtacagtcaataacacaatagaaaaatctatatacagtgtgtgcaaatggagtaaggaggtaaggcaataaataggccatagaagtgaagtaattacaatttagcaaattaacactggagtgatagatgtgcagatgatgatgtgcaagtagaattactggtgtgcaaaagagcaaaaaaagtaaataaaaacatggggatgaggtaggcagttggatgggctatttacagatgggctgtgtacagctgcagcgatctgtaagctgctcagatagctgatgcttaaagttagtgagggagatataagtctccaaactcagcgatttttgcaattcgttccagtcattggcagcagagaactggaaggaaaggcggccaaaggaggtgttggctttggggatgaccagtgagatatacctcctggagcgtgtgctacgggtgggtgttgctatggtgaccagtgagctgagggaAGGCGGCCTAGCAAaggcttatagatgacctggagaaaGTGGGTTTGGAGACGAATATGTAgagagggccagccgacgagagcatacaggtcctagtggtgggtggtatatggggctttggtgacaaaacggatggtactgtgatagactgcatccagtttgctgagtagagtgttggaggctattttgaaaatgacatcaccgaagtcaaggatcggtaggatagtcagttttacgagggtatgtttggcagcgtgagtgaaggaggctttgttgcggaaaaggaagccgattctagatttaattttggattggagatgcctaatgtgagtctggaaggagagtttacagtctagccagacacataggtatttatagttttccacatattctatgtcagaatcgtagtgatgctgggcggagggagggggggggcagcgataggttgaagagcatacatttagttttactagcgtttaagagcagttggaggccacggatggagtgttgtatggcattgaagcacgtttggaggtttgttaacacagtgtccaaagaaggtccagatgtatacagaatggtgtcgtctgcgtagaggtggatcaaggaatcacccgcagcaagagcaatatCGTTGGTATATACAGAGAAAGGAGtcggtccgagaattgaaccctgtggtacccccatagactgccagaggtacagacaacaggtcctccgatttgacacactgaactctgtctgagaagtagttggtgaaccaggcgagtcagtcattttagaaaccaaggctattgagtctgccgataagaatacggtgattgacagaggcgaaaaagctttggccaggttgatgaagacggctgcacagtactgtcttttatcaatggcggttatgataccgtttagtaccttgagcgtggctgaggtgcacccgtgaccagctcggaaactggattgcacagcggagaaggtacggtgggattcaaaatggtcagtggtctgttaacttgactttcaaagactttagaacggcagggcaggatggatataggtctgtaatagtttgggtctagagtgtcaccccctttgaagagggggatgaccgcggcagctttccaatctttaggaaccttgttctccatggactttacagtgtcccaaaactttttggagttagatctacaggatgcaaatttctgtttgaaaaagctagcctttgctttcctaactgactgtgtgtattggttcctgacttctctgaaaagttgcatatcgcggggactattcgatgttagtgcagtacgccacaggatgtttttgtgctggtcgagggcagtcaggtctggagtgaaccaagggctatatctattcttagttctacattttttgaaggggcatgcttatttaaggtggtgaggaaattacaattaaaaaacaaccaggcatcccctactgacaggatgaggtcaatatccttccaggatacccgggccaggtcgattagaaatgcCTGCTTGCacaagtgttttagggagcgtttgacagtgatgaggtgtggtcgtttgaccgcggacccataacggatgcaggcaatgatcactgagatcctgattgaaaacagcagaggtgtatttggagggcaagttggtcaggataatatctatgaggatgccaatgtttacggatttagggttgtacctggtgggtttcttgataatttgtgtgagattgagggcatctagcttggattgtaggacggcGGGggtgttaacctcactagggtattttcacctccggatgaaaagcgtgcccaaagtaaacttggtagatttggacagaaaacactctaaagtttccaaaactgttaaaataatgtctgtgagtataacagaactgatatgacaggcgaaaacctgagaaacatccatccaggaagtgggatttttatatttttgtagttttccattgactGCCTATACAgattccattgacttaggactcaaattgcacttcctatggcttccactagatgtcaactgtctttaaaaattgtttcaggcttgtattctgaaaattgACAGAGTAAGACCACTCCGAATGAGTGAACCATTCAGTGTCCCAGAATGCGCCGTTCTTGTTTACCTTTGAAATGTTAtctattatttaggctaaaaacaacctgaggattgattataaacatcgtttgacatgtttctacgaactttactgaTACTATTCAGATTTTTCGTCTGGATGTTGTGATTgcctttgagcctgtggattactgaacaaaactgaagtttttggatataaagagagactttatcgaacaaaactaacatttattgagtaaatgggagtcttgtgagtgcaacgatatgaatatcatcaaaggtaagtgattagttttattgctatttctgacttgtgtaactcctctacttggctggtaactgttaaTCTTTAaactgatgtataacacttgtatgttttatgaatttttataatgagtatttctgtttttgaatttggcgctctgcaatttcactggatgttggccaggtgggacggtagcgtcccacaccTCCTAGAGAggtaagcatatcccagtttaggtcacctaacagaacaaactgaagatagatggggccaatcaattcacatatggtgtccagagcacagctgggaacTGAGGGGTGTCtataacagtgagagacttatttatgGAGAGATTcgtttttaaaattagaagctcgaactgtttgggtttAGACCTGGAAAGCATGATACAACTTTGCAggccatctctgcagtagattgcaactcctccccctttggcagttctatcttgacgggaAATGTTGTAGATGGGGCTGGAaatttctgaatttttggtggccttccaaagccaggattcagacacggcaaggacatcaaggttggagtgtgctaaagcagtgagtataacagacttagggaggaggcttctgatgttaacatgcatgaaaccaaggcttttatggttacagaaagtcaacaaatgagagcgcctggggacacacagggcctgggttaacctctacatcacccgaggaacagaggagtaggatgagggtacggctaaaggctatcagtactggtcgtctagtgctttgggaacagagaataaaaggagcagatttctgggtgtggtaggatagattcaaggcataatgtagacaggggtatggtagagTGTGGGTACAgtagaggtaaacctaggcactgagtgacgataagaggttgcatctctggaggcaccagttatgctaggtgaggtcaccgcatgtgtgggaagtGGGACAAAGTAGttctctgaggcatgttgagtgggactaggggctacgcagtaaaataaaaacaatgataactaccctaaacaacagtatacaaggcatattgacattagagggacataaagcgaggcataaatcaatcacaggtgttgattgggagagctagataagacaacaacgggtaagacaacagttaatcagctaagacaacaaaaacacgtaaaatggcgatgaatgggctgagagggtcagttaactacacacagggcctgagttcgaggctggggccgacagataaacaaaataaacaaaatggagaacCGTGAtgaatgaacagtccagcagtcatcagctatgtagccaagtgatcatagggtccagtgaacagcaatatatgAACCAGGGAAGCCGCTAGGTAGTCATTACtacgctagccgggagatgcgcctggctcgaggctaactggtgctagcttcgggacaagggtgttagccactatagccaatccggtgcaaaggtccagagtgtacggcaggaatccggtgatgtagtggcttctagtcgtcttagtgaagagtctgggagacatcagctgtgtagccgagtgatcatagggtccactgagcaggccgggagatgggcctggctcaaggctagcgtcgaggctgggccactcggtagcagctagccagctgagattatctggtgtaatggtccagagcttacggcaggaatacggtgatgtagagaaaaacagtccgatatgctcagggttgatatcgcgctgtgcagactggcaggtgttatccaggctaaaagcggctggtgtctcagctaaaaaggtaaaggccgctagcagtggctaacaatgactaaatagctagtagctcattagctggttagcttctgatggctagcttctgatggaggttctagctataaggtcaaaaaaaaaaaattgcagatCCGTATcatattgggtgaggcgggttgccggaaggtatatttaattaaaAAATTGAGAAAGTTTTAAATATAttgcaatatatacaaaaaaagacaaaaaataCATACCATTTACAACAAACAGGTCTTAATGCTACACCATCTTGGATTACAAGATGACTCAGTTaaaaaccattggatttagcaaactctgaaattatttagtatttctgtgcccacgaaaactgttttcccagcgtaacataaggagccactagttcgagtgcatttcagaatacaaaaaaactgtccAACAGCAAGATCCcttatttaagttgaagttcatcatatgacaagcgtaacgttatgactataactactgttccctgaaggagggaaactaggtacaacatactattaaatccacGCCTCGCTGGAAGCACCACCGTCCACAGGTGATGAGAGTGAGGCTTGGATTTATTCCTTAAAATGTAATGCCGCTCTTCACCAACCCA from Salvelinus alpinus chromosome 2, SLU_Salpinus.1, whole genome shotgun sequence carries:
- the LOC139548548 gene encoding zinc finger protein ZFP2-like, with product MSSLNYSLPAEEETVCWTEKEALIKEEEEEKDVTIQKQVEGEVVTLKEEEKDVSVKEEEDVTVKEEAFRVKEEEGVTVKDEEDSVFEVKAEDGEFTVSSEEEEEETGYLGPISQTQVKASSGSKDELSHKMVLRNRAVITTGEIRDYRGSSGEPQQPHYADEAEKSLSRSEHLNKHLQRSTGKRTHCCSDCGKRFTSSGIKIHQRTHTGEKPYSCDQCGKSFSQSGDLTVHQRTHTGEKPYSCVQCGKSFGRSCHLTQHLIIHTGEKSYSCGQCGKSFTASSNLTIHQRTHTGEKPYSCGQCGKSFTASSNLTIHQRIHTGEKPYSCVQCGKSFTASSNLTIHQRIHTGEKPYSCVQCGKSFTASSNLTIHQRTHTGEKPYNCDQCGKSFVTSRNLTLHQRRHTGEKLNSCDECGKSFTTSAYLTVHQRTHSGEKPYSCDQCGKSFTTSGSLTLHQRTHTGEKPYSCNQCVKSFVTSGQLNVHQRKHT